TGATCAATCTTGCTGAGCACTCCAGAAACGTTATGAATCAGTTCTCTACAACTCCTCCTGGTCGATAATGAGGTCTCACAATCCGAAAGATCTCTATCAGGTTCTGGAAAGAGTGGTTCATCATCAACAGAGTCCACTGATTCAGCAAGCACTTTGTCCTCTGGAAGAAAACAAGCATCATATTTATTAGAAGCATGGATGCATGAAATCCAAGTTCAgagttgtcttattttttaatttatgtatttgagGGAAAGAAAGGAAGTATGCAAATAGTAAAATGTCGAATCGGGGACCATACTTGAGCTACTCTTGGGACTGCTGGAGAGGTAGCTGTCAGTTGATTGGTGATCAAGTGAATTCCCAACTAAATCTGCTTCATCTTCCAAAGTAGAAAAATATCTAGTAGGATAAGTGAGAGCACATTTAGCTTTAAACCTTTGCAAACTTAGTTCTGAACTCTTTATTTCGGCCATCTCAAAATCCATATCTTCTTTATCAGATCCGCCAGGTCAAGCACCAAGTTTGTCTGCCACATTGCTCCAAGTTTTAGAAG
The sequence above is drawn from the Capsicum annuum cultivar UCD-10X-F1 unplaced genomic scaffold, UCD10Xv1.1 ctg30192, whole genome shotgun sequence genome and encodes:
- the LOC124891085 gene encoding uncharacterized protein LOC124891085, with the translated sequence MDFEMAEIKSSELSLQRFKAKCALTYPTRYFSTLEDEADLVGNSLDHQSTDSYLSSSPKSSSKDKVLAESVDSVDDEPLFPEPDRDLSDCETSLSTRRSCRELIHNVSGVL